One window of Leptotrichia sp. OH3620_COT-345 genomic DNA carries:
- a CDS encoding DUF1071 domain-containing protein yields MSVFEELSVINVNDKKSKKNNLDYLSWAYAWSEVKKVYPEA; encoded by the coding sequence ATGAGTGTATTTGAAGAACTAAGCGTTATTAATGTAAATGATAAGAAAAGCAAAAAGAATAATTTAGATTATCTTAGTTGGGCATATGCATGGTCTGAAGTTAAAAAAGTATATCCTGAAGCT